In Ovis canadensis isolate MfBH-ARS-UI-01 breed Bighorn chromosome 11, ARS-UI_OviCan_v2, whole genome shotgun sequence, one genomic interval encodes:
- the WNK4 gene encoding serine/threonine-protein kinase WNK4 isoform X1, with product MLAPPAPETEVPMSQAEADLPLRPPPPLAAAGPPRLGPPPRRVRRFSGKAEPRPRSSRLSRRSSVDLGLLRSWSQPASPVPEPPDPPDSAGSGPAMSPPPSSEEPPEGTWTAGAPVKPADSERLEPVGSTGGSGSREQPRITEAAAARERRREQEEKEDTETQAVATSPDGRYLKFDIEIGRGSFKTVYRGLDTDTTVEVAWCELQTRKLSRAERQRFSEEVEMLKGLQHPNIVRFYDSWKSVLRGQVCIVLVTELMTSGTLKTYLRRFREMKPRVLQRWSRQILRGLHFLHSRVPPILHRDLKCDNVFITGPTGSVKIGDLGLATLKRASFAKSVIGTPEFMAPEMYEEKYDEAVDVYAFGMCMLEMATSEYPYSECQNAAQIYRRVTSGTKPNSFYKVKMPEVKEIIEGCIRTDKNERFTIHDLLAHAFFREERGVHVELAEEDDGEKPDLKLWLRMEDARRGGRPRDNQAIEFLFQLGRDAAEEVAQEMVALGLVCEADYQPVARAVRERVAAIQRKREKLRKARELEALPPAPRLPPAAVPMTPGPSSAFPPEPEEPEADQHQPFLFRHASYSSTTSDCETDGYLSSSGFLDASDPALQPPSGVPSSPAESHLRLPTAFALSIPRSGPGNDFSPGESYASDAASGLSDVGEGMERMRRPPGKILRRRPRSRLRVTSVSDQNDRVVECQLQTHNSKMVTFRFDLDGDSPEEIAAAMVYNEFILPSERAGFLNRIREIIQRVETLLKRDTGPVEAAEDPLSPQEEPAPLPALPGSPPDPSRAELQSSTSLEQRCWAASSASTSSPGTPLSPGNSFSPGTPVFPSPILPVTSPPCHLNPSSFSQVSPQASSNLSPHPPSCPLPLSPSAPQFPVPSAQFPQSSLLPDCFQVPLAPPSFAPCPSACPLPSTTAAPLLSLASAFSLAVMTVAQSLLSPSPGLLSQSPPAPPGPLPSLSLPTPCTPCGQEQTLSLTAEMEGEASPNIGWPLPGEARLAPISEEGKPQLVGRFQVTSSKEPAEPLPLQLVSPTPSGSPKPPTPQLTSESSDTEDSAGARPEAREALAESDRAAEGLGAGAEEEGDDGQEPQVGGSPPPLIHPSPVWMSYSYSSLCLSSEESESSGEDEEFWAELQNLRQKHLSEVEALQTLQKQEIEDLYSRLGKQPPPGILAPAAMLSSRQRRLSKGSFPTSRRNSLQRSEPLGPGETEVTSSHRSRVPSLVICLSGPGGLPLAVGGLAPRFSLWPLPSFSALPPLPILHPGIMRRNSLSGSSTGSQEQRASKGVTFAGDVGRM from the exons ATGCTggcacccccagccccagagaCCGAAGTCCCCATGTCCCAGGCGGAGGCTGACCTGCCCCTGCGTCCCCCGCCGCCCCTTGCCGCGGCGGGGCCGCCCCGCCTCGGGCCCCCTCCCCGCCGGGTGCGCCGCTTCTCCGGGAAGGCTGAGCCCCGGCCGCGTTCTTCCCGTCTCAGCCGCCGCAGCTCAGTCGACTTGGGGCTGCTGAGGTCTTGGTCCCAGCCAGCCTCACCCGTTCCGGAGCCCCCTGATCCGCCAGACTCCGCTGGTTCCGGCCCGGCGATGAGCCCACCGCCCAGCTCCGAAGAGCCCCCTGAGGGCACGTGGACCGCGGGCGCCCCTGTGAAGCCTGCAGACTCCGAGCGTTTGGAGCCCGTGGGCTCCACAGGAGGGTCGGGGTCCCGGGAACAGCCGAGGATCacggaggcggcggcggcccggGAGCGGCGGCGGGAGCAAGAGGAAAAAGAGGACACGGAGACCCAGGCTGTGGCAACGTCCCCGGACGGCCGATACCTCAAGTTTGACATCGAGATTGGACGTGGCTCGTTCAAGACGGTGTATCGAGGGCTAGACACCGACACCACGGTGGAGGTGGCCTGGTGTGAGCTGCAG ACTCGGAAACTGTCTCGAGCCGAGCGGCAGCGATTCTCAGAGGAGGTGGAGATGCTCAAGGGGCTGCAGCACCCCAACATCGTCCGCTTCTACGACTCCTGGAAGTCAGTACTGAGGGGCCAGGTTTGCATCGTGCTGGTCACCGAACTCATGACCTCGGGCACGCTCAAGAC ATACCTGAGGCGGTTCCGTGAGATGAAACCACGAGTCCTTCAGCGCTGGAGCCGCCAAATCCTGCGGGGGCTGCATTTCCTACACTCCCGAGTACCCCCTATCCTGCACCGAGATCTCAAGTGTGACAACGTCTTTATCACCGGCCCTACGGGCTCCGTTAAGATCGGGGACCTGGGCCTGGCCACGCTCAAGCGCGCCTCCTTCGCCAAGAGCGTCATCG GGACCCCGGAGTTCATGGCCCCAGAGATGTACGAGGAAAAGTACGACGAGGCCGTGGACGTGTACGCGTTTGGCATGTGCATGCTGGAGATGGCGACCTCGGAGTACCCCTACTCAGAGTGCCAGAATGCTGCTCAAATCTACCGCAGGGTCACCTCg GGCACGAAACCCAACAGCTTCTACAAGGTGAAGATGCCCGAGGTAAAGGAGATCATTGAAGGCTGCATCCGCACGGATAAGAATGAGAg GTTCACCATCCACGACCTTCTGGCTCACGCCTTCTTCCGCGAGGAGCGCGGCGTCCACGTGGAGTTGGCGGAGGAGGACGACGGAGAGAAGCCGGACCTCAAGCTCTGGCTGCGCATGGAGGACGCGCGGCGAGGGGGGCGCCCACGGGACAACCAGGCCATCGAGTTCTTGTTCCAGCTGGGCCGGGACGCGGCCGAGGAGGTGGCTCAGGAGATG GTGGCCCTGGGCTTAGTGTGTGAAGCTGATTACCAGCCAGTGGCTCGTGCAGTGCGTGAACGGGTTGCTGCCATCCAGCGAAAGCGTGAGAAGCTGCGCAAAGCTAGGGAGTTGGAGGCCCTCCCCCCAGCGCCGAGACTCCCACCAGCAGCTGTCCCCATGACTCCTGGTCCCTCCAGtgccttccctcctgagcctgaGGAGCCAGAGGCAGACCAGCACCAGCCCTTCCTCTTCCGCCATGCCAGCTATTCCTCTACCACCT cgGATTGCGAGACTGATGGCTACCTCAGCTCCTCCGGCTTCCTGGATGCCTCAGACCCTGCCCTTCAGCCCCCTAGCGGGGTGCCATCCAGCCCCGCTGAGTCCCATCTCCGCCTGCCTACG GCTTTTGCTCTATCCATTCCACGTTCTGGCCCCGGCAATGACTTTTCCCCTGGAGAGAG ctaTGCCTCAGATGCAGCGTCAGGCCTTAGTGATGTGGGAGAAGGGATGGAACGGATGAGGAGACCCCCAGGGAAAATCCTCCGGCGTAGACCCCGATCCCGGCTTCGGGTTACAAGT GTCTCAGACCAGAACGACAGAGTGGTTGAATGCCAGCTGCAGACGCACAACAGCAAGATGGTGACCTTCCGATTTGATCTGGATGGGGACAGCCCAGAAGAGATTGCAGCTGCCATG GTGTATAATGAGTTCATTCTGCCCTCGGAGCGAGCTGGATTCCTGAACCGGATTCGGGAGATTATCCAGCGAGTGGAGACCCTGTTGAAGAGAGATACTGGCCCTGTGGAGGCTGCTGAAGACCCTCTGAGTCCCCAG gaGGAGCCAGCACCACTGCCTGCTCTCCCGGGGTCCCCCCCAGACCCATCCAGGG caGAGCTCCAGAGCAGCACCTCCCTGGAGCAGAGATGCTGGGCAGCTTCCTCCGCCTCCACATCTTCTCCTGGAACTCCCTTGTCTCCTGGAAACTCCTTTTCTCCTGGAACCCCGGTTTTCCCAAGTCCCATCCTTCCCGTCACTTCTCCCCCATGTCATCTCAACCCCTCCTCATTCTCCCAAGTTTCTCCTCAGGCCTCCTCAAATCTCTCTCCACACCCCCCAAGCTGCCCGCTTCCACTCTCCCCCAGTGCACCGCAGTTTCCAGTCCCATCTGCTCAGTTTCCACAGAGTTCTCTTCTCCCCGATTGTTTCCAGGTCCCTCTCGCTCCTCCCTCCTTTGccccctgcccctctgcttgtcccctcccctccaccaccgcagcccctctcctctctctggcaAGTGCCTTCTCTCTGGCtgtgatgactgtggctcagtccCTGCTGTCCCCATCCCCTGGGCTCCTGTCCCagtctcctccagctcctcctggTCCTCTCCCTAGCCTGTCCCTTCCTACTCCCTGTACTCCTTGTGGCCAGGAGCAGACTTTATCTCTGACAGCTGAGATGGAGGGTGAG GCTTCTCCGAATATTGGTTGGCCACTCCCAGGTGAAGCCAGATTGGCgcccatctcagaag AGGGAAAGCCTCAGCTTGTTGGGCGCTTCCAAGTGACTTCATCCAAGGAGCCAGCTGAGCCTCTTCCCCTGCAGCTGGTATCCCCAACTCCCTCTGGCTCCCCGAAGCCTCCAACCCCTCAGCTGACCTCGGAGAGCTCGGACACGGAGGACAGTGCTGGAGCCAGGCCAGAGGCCAGGGAGGCTCTGGCTGAAAGTGACCGTGCAGCCGAGGGCCTAGGGGCTGGAGCTGAAGAGGAAGGGGACGATGGGCAGGAACCCCAAGTAGGGGGCAGCCCTCCACCCCTGATCCATCCCAGCCCAGTGTGGATGAGTTACTCCTATAGCAGCCTGTGTCTGAGCAGTGAGGAGTCAGAGAGCAGTGGGGAGGACGAGGAATTCTGGGCTGAGCTGCAGAATCTTCGGCAGAA GCACTTGTCAGAGGTGGAGGCACTACAGACACTACAGAAACAGGAAATCGAGGACTTGTACAGCAGGCTTGGGAAGCAGCCCCCGCCAGGGATCCTGGCCCCTGCTGCTATGCTGTCTAGCCGCCAGCGCCGCCTCTCCAAGGGCAGCTTCCCCACCTCACGGCGCAACAGCCTGCAGCGTTCTGAGCCCCTGGGCCCGGGTGAGACAGAAGTCACCAGCTCCCATCGTTCCAGAGTCCCCTCCCTAGTGATCTGTCTTTCAGGCCCTGGGGGTCTGCCCCTTGCTGTGGGGGGACTAGCCCCCCGCTTTTCCCTGTGGCCCCTTCCCTCATTCAgtgctctccctcccctccccatcctgcaCCCAGGCATCATGCGAAGGAACTCCCTCAGTGGCAGCAGCACCGGCTCCCAGGAGCAGCGGGCAAGCAAGGGGGTGACATTCGCCGGGGATGTTGGCAGGATG TGA
- the WNK4 gene encoding serine/threonine-protein kinase WNK4 isoform X3 produces MLAPPAPETEVPMSQAEADLPLRPPPPLAAAGPPRLGPPPRRVRRFSGKAEPRPRSSRLSRRSSVDLGLLRSWSQPASPVPEPPDPPDSAGSGPAMSPPPSSEEPPEGTWTAGAPVKPADSERLEPVGSTGGSGSREQPRITEAAAARERRREQEEKEDTETQAVATSPDGRYLKFDIEIGRGSFKTVYRGLDTDTTVEVAWCELQTRKLSRAERQRFSEEVEMLKGLQHPNIVRFYDSWKSVLRGQVCIVLVTELMTSGTLKTYLRRFREMKPRVLQRWSRQILRGLHFLHSRVPPILHRDLKCDNVFITGPTGSVKIGDLGLATLKRASFAKSVIGTPEFMAPEMYEEKYDEAVDVYAFGMCMLEMATSEYPYSECQNAAQIYRRVTSGTKPNSFYKVKMPEVKEIIEGCIRTDKNERFTIHDLLAHAFFREERGVHVELAEEDDGEKPDLKLWLRMEDARRGGRPRDNQAIEFLFQLGRDAAEEVAQEMVALGLVCEADYQPVARAVRERVAAIQRKREKLRKARELEALPPAPRLPPAAVPMTPGPSSAFPPEPEEPEADQHQPFLFRHASYSSTTSDCETDGYLSSSGFLDASDPALQPPSGVPSSPAESHLRLPTAFALSIPRSGPGNDFSPGESYASDAASGLSDVGEGMERMRRPPGKILRRRPRSRLRVTSVSDQNDRVVECQLQTHNSKMVTFRFDLDGDSPEEIAAAMVYNEFILPSERAGFLNRIREIIQRVETLLKRDTGPVEAAEDPLSPQEEPAPLPALPGSPPDPSRAELQSSTSLEQRCWAASSASTSSPGTPLSPGNSFSPGTPVFPSPILPVTSPPCHLNPSSFSQVSPQASSNLSPHPPSCPLPLSPSAPQFPVPSAQFPQSSLLPDCFQVPLAPPSFAPCPSACPLPSTTAAPLLSLASAFSLAVMTVAQSLLSPSPGLLSQSPPAPPGPLPSLSLPTPCTPCGQEQTLSLTAEMEGEASPNIGWPLPGEARLAPISEEGKPQLVGRFQVTSSKEPAEPLPLQLVSPTPSGSPKPPTPQLTSESSDTEDSAGARPEAREALAESDRAAEGLGAGAEEEGDDGQEPQVGGSPPPLIHPSPVWMSYSYSSLCLSSEESESSGEDEEFWAELQNLRQKHLSEVEALQTLQKQEIEDLYSRLGKQPPPGILAPAAMLSSRQRRLSKGSFPTSRRNSLQRSEPLGPGETEVTSSHRSRVPSLVICLSGPGGLPLAVGGLAPRFSLWPLPSFSALPPLPILHPGIMRRNSLSGSSTGSQEQR; encoded by the exons ATGCTggcacccccagccccagagaCCGAAGTCCCCATGTCCCAGGCGGAGGCTGACCTGCCCCTGCGTCCCCCGCCGCCCCTTGCCGCGGCGGGGCCGCCCCGCCTCGGGCCCCCTCCCCGCCGGGTGCGCCGCTTCTCCGGGAAGGCTGAGCCCCGGCCGCGTTCTTCCCGTCTCAGCCGCCGCAGCTCAGTCGACTTGGGGCTGCTGAGGTCTTGGTCCCAGCCAGCCTCACCCGTTCCGGAGCCCCCTGATCCGCCAGACTCCGCTGGTTCCGGCCCGGCGATGAGCCCACCGCCCAGCTCCGAAGAGCCCCCTGAGGGCACGTGGACCGCGGGCGCCCCTGTGAAGCCTGCAGACTCCGAGCGTTTGGAGCCCGTGGGCTCCACAGGAGGGTCGGGGTCCCGGGAACAGCCGAGGATCacggaggcggcggcggcccggGAGCGGCGGCGGGAGCAAGAGGAAAAAGAGGACACGGAGACCCAGGCTGTGGCAACGTCCCCGGACGGCCGATACCTCAAGTTTGACATCGAGATTGGACGTGGCTCGTTCAAGACGGTGTATCGAGGGCTAGACACCGACACCACGGTGGAGGTGGCCTGGTGTGAGCTGCAG ACTCGGAAACTGTCTCGAGCCGAGCGGCAGCGATTCTCAGAGGAGGTGGAGATGCTCAAGGGGCTGCAGCACCCCAACATCGTCCGCTTCTACGACTCCTGGAAGTCAGTACTGAGGGGCCAGGTTTGCATCGTGCTGGTCACCGAACTCATGACCTCGGGCACGCTCAAGAC ATACCTGAGGCGGTTCCGTGAGATGAAACCACGAGTCCTTCAGCGCTGGAGCCGCCAAATCCTGCGGGGGCTGCATTTCCTACACTCCCGAGTACCCCCTATCCTGCACCGAGATCTCAAGTGTGACAACGTCTTTATCACCGGCCCTACGGGCTCCGTTAAGATCGGGGACCTGGGCCTGGCCACGCTCAAGCGCGCCTCCTTCGCCAAGAGCGTCATCG GGACCCCGGAGTTCATGGCCCCAGAGATGTACGAGGAAAAGTACGACGAGGCCGTGGACGTGTACGCGTTTGGCATGTGCATGCTGGAGATGGCGACCTCGGAGTACCCCTACTCAGAGTGCCAGAATGCTGCTCAAATCTACCGCAGGGTCACCTCg GGCACGAAACCCAACAGCTTCTACAAGGTGAAGATGCCCGAGGTAAAGGAGATCATTGAAGGCTGCATCCGCACGGATAAGAATGAGAg GTTCACCATCCACGACCTTCTGGCTCACGCCTTCTTCCGCGAGGAGCGCGGCGTCCACGTGGAGTTGGCGGAGGAGGACGACGGAGAGAAGCCGGACCTCAAGCTCTGGCTGCGCATGGAGGACGCGCGGCGAGGGGGGCGCCCACGGGACAACCAGGCCATCGAGTTCTTGTTCCAGCTGGGCCGGGACGCGGCCGAGGAGGTGGCTCAGGAGATG GTGGCCCTGGGCTTAGTGTGTGAAGCTGATTACCAGCCAGTGGCTCGTGCAGTGCGTGAACGGGTTGCTGCCATCCAGCGAAAGCGTGAGAAGCTGCGCAAAGCTAGGGAGTTGGAGGCCCTCCCCCCAGCGCCGAGACTCCCACCAGCAGCTGTCCCCATGACTCCTGGTCCCTCCAGtgccttccctcctgagcctgaGGAGCCAGAGGCAGACCAGCACCAGCCCTTCCTCTTCCGCCATGCCAGCTATTCCTCTACCACCT cgGATTGCGAGACTGATGGCTACCTCAGCTCCTCCGGCTTCCTGGATGCCTCAGACCCTGCCCTTCAGCCCCCTAGCGGGGTGCCATCCAGCCCCGCTGAGTCCCATCTCCGCCTGCCTACG GCTTTTGCTCTATCCATTCCACGTTCTGGCCCCGGCAATGACTTTTCCCCTGGAGAGAG ctaTGCCTCAGATGCAGCGTCAGGCCTTAGTGATGTGGGAGAAGGGATGGAACGGATGAGGAGACCCCCAGGGAAAATCCTCCGGCGTAGACCCCGATCCCGGCTTCGGGTTACAAGT GTCTCAGACCAGAACGACAGAGTGGTTGAATGCCAGCTGCAGACGCACAACAGCAAGATGGTGACCTTCCGATTTGATCTGGATGGGGACAGCCCAGAAGAGATTGCAGCTGCCATG GTGTATAATGAGTTCATTCTGCCCTCGGAGCGAGCTGGATTCCTGAACCGGATTCGGGAGATTATCCAGCGAGTGGAGACCCTGTTGAAGAGAGATACTGGCCCTGTGGAGGCTGCTGAAGACCCTCTGAGTCCCCAG gaGGAGCCAGCACCACTGCCTGCTCTCCCGGGGTCCCCCCCAGACCCATCCAGGG caGAGCTCCAGAGCAGCACCTCCCTGGAGCAGAGATGCTGGGCAGCTTCCTCCGCCTCCACATCTTCTCCTGGAACTCCCTTGTCTCCTGGAAACTCCTTTTCTCCTGGAACCCCGGTTTTCCCAAGTCCCATCCTTCCCGTCACTTCTCCCCCATGTCATCTCAACCCCTCCTCATTCTCCCAAGTTTCTCCTCAGGCCTCCTCAAATCTCTCTCCACACCCCCCAAGCTGCCCGCTTCCACTCTCCCCCAGTGCACCGCAGTTTCCAGTCCCATCTGCTCAGTTTCCACAGAGTTCTCTTCTCCCCGATTGTTTCCAGGTCCCTCTCGCTCCTCCCTCCTTTGccccctgcccctctgcttgtcccctcccctccaccaccgcagcccctctcctctctctggcaAGTGCCTTCTCTCTGGCtgtgatgactgtggctcagtccCTGCTGTCCCCATCCCCTGGGCTCCTGTCCCagtctcctccagctcctcctggTCCTCTCCCTAGCCTGTCCCTTCCTACTCCCTGTACTCCTTGTGGCCAGGAGCAGACTTTATCTCTGACAGCTGAGATGGAGGGTGAG GCTTCTCCGAATATTGGTTGGCCACTCCCAGGTGAAGCCAGATTGGCgcccatctcagaag AGGGAAAGCCTCAGCTTGTTGGGCGCTTCCAAGTGACTTCATCCAAGGAGCCAGCTGAGCCTCTTCCCCTGCAGCTGGTATCCCCAACTCCCTCTGGCTCCCCGAAGCCTCCAACCCCTCAGCTGACCTCGGAGAGCTCGGACACGGAGGACAGTGCTGGAGCCAGGCCAGAGGCCAGGGAGGCTCTGGCTGAAAGTGACCGTGCAGCCGAGGGCCTAGGGGCTGGAGCTGAAGAGGAAGGGGACGATGGGCAGGAACCCCAAGTAGGGGGCAGCCCTCCACCCCTGATCCATCCCAGCCCAGTGTGGATGAGTTACTCCTATAGCAGCCTGTGTCTGAGCAGTGAGGAGTCAGAGAGCAGTGGGGAGGACGAGGAATTCTGGGCTGAGCTGCAGAATCTTCGGCAGAA GCACTTGTCAGAGGTGGAGGCACTACAGACACTACAGAAACAGGAAATCGAGGACTTGTACAGCAGGCTTGGGAAGCAGCCCCCGCCAGGGATCCTGGCCCCTGCTGCTATGCTGTCTAGCCGCCAGCGCCGCCTCTCCAAGGGCAGCTTCCCCACCTCACGGCGCAACAGCCTGCAGCGTTCTGAGCCCCTGGGCCCGGGTGAGACAGAAGTCACCAGCTCCCATCGTTCCAGAGTCCCCTCCCTAGTGATCTGTCTTTCAGGCCCTGGGGGTCTGCCCCTTGCTGTGGGGGGACTAGCCCCCCGCTTTTCCCTGTGGCCCCTTCCCTCATTCAgtgctctccctcccctccccatcctgcaCCCAGGCATCATGCGAAGGAACTCCCTCAGTGGCAGCAGCACCGGCTCCCAGGAGCAGCGG TGA